Proteins from a genomic interval of Toxotes jaculatrix isolate fToxJac2 chromosome 5, fToxJac2.pri, whole genome shotgun sequence:
- the LOC121182597 gene encoding uncharacterized protein LOC121182597, with product MEEVDHLQTVTQQLCAVQPATPSASTASNPCSTPTSTLPQPVASTSTAPSSAPSSAPHTRREGAVTVPSTRRGSLTPNLDHLLDLFEATLLGPKASPKAPRNIKQRKAYVRKFLLYMSGRGTDINMTLLFLNDMVKLNGYLNQLSSTLKPTSQKHVLIDIETFLKFVRLANVPKVRMTIKTITYILDKLAAWKKGLGAQIVLQRLEYKRKKKAKLMASKDILPFTKLAENGLELAIRDLSTDPSNMRYLAQAVGLLVGVVAATTGHRKCVFLGMTTDDVSKAQAYKKSFAIRVADHKTVETFGPAMVTVTKAMMGHLTRSGKEMEKMGVFFTKAWKNFGLPGAPTLQDLRTAISTWVDSSLTSEETEKVNRSMCHDPKTAQVEGQEEAEEEEGGDPNPEDSPAESQEEEQQQQEDNFQQGDSEVEGQEEEGFQAEDTAEVTPGGGGGQPTDPGKETCHLTLSSGDEGNMDVAPGPLRKTETSASSETSEGEDTNSEASCSAVESWTDDGSFDYDKVPDSETEDSL from the exons atggaggaggtggaccATCTTCAGACTGTCACACAGCAACTCTGTGCTGTACAGCCTGCCACACCTTCTGCCTCCACAGCCAGCAATCCCTGCTCTACCCCTACCTCAACCTTGCCACAGCCTGTGGCAAGTACATCCActgctccgtcctctgctccGTCTTCTGCTCCTCACACCCGCAGGGAGGGTGCCGTGACTGTTCCGTCCACTAGACGTGGGAGCCTCACGCCCAACTTAG ACCACCTGTTGGACTTATTTGAAGCAACCCTCTTAGGGCCCAAAGCATCACCAAAGGCACCGAGGAACATTAAGCAGAGGAAAGCTTATGTCAGAAAGTTCCTCCTCTATATGTCAGGAAGGGGCACTGACATAAATATGaccctgttgtttttaaatgacatgGTAAAACTGAATGG GTACCTCAATCAACTCAGTTCCACACTGAAGCCCACGAGCCAGAAACATGTCCTTATAGACATAGAGACGTTCCTGAAGTTCGTGAGGCTGGCTAATGTACCCAAAGTGCGGATGACTATTAAAACCATCACGTACATTTTGGACAAGTTGGCTGCGTGGAAAAAGGGGTTAGGGGCACAAATCGTCCTGCAGAGATtggaatataaaagaaaaaagaaag CTAAACTGATGGCAAGCAAGGACATTCTGCCATTCACTAAGCTGGCAGAAAACGGACTTGAGCTTGCCATCCGTGACCTCAGCACAGACCCGAGCAACATGCGCTACCTGGCCCAAGCTGTTGGTCTGTTGGTGGGGGTTGTGGCTGCCACAACGGGCCACAGAAAGTGCGTCTTCCTGGGCATGACAACAGACGATGTGTCGAAAGCCCAGGCATACAAAAAGAGCTTCGCAATCAGG GTTGCTGATCACAAGACAGTGGAGACGTTCGGCCCGGCAATGGTGACAGTCACTAAAGCCATGATGGGACACCTTACCAGGTCTGGtaaagaaatggagaaaatgggTGTGTTCTTCACCAAAGCATGGAAAAACTTTGGTCTTCCAGGGGCCCCAACTCTACAGGACCTTCGCACGGCGATATCAACATGG GTTGATAGCTCTCTCAcctctgaggagacagagaaagtgaacaGGAGCATGTGCCATGACCCCAAAACAGCCC AAGTGGAGGGccaggaggaggcggaggaggaggaaggaggagaccCTAACCCTGAGGACTCCCCTGCGgagagtcaggaggaggagcagcagcagcaggaagacaaCTTCCAACAGGGGGACTCTGAGGTGGAGGGCCAAGAGGAAGAGGGGTTCCAGGCGGAGGACACTGCTGAGGTTAcacctgggggggggggggggcagcctACAGATCCAGGGAAGGAAACATGTCACCTGACATTGTCTTCGGGTGATGAGGGAAATATGGACGTGGCCCCGGGCCCCTtaaggaagacagagacatcagCGAGTAGTGAGACATCAGAGGGTGAGGACACTAACAGTGAGGCATCGTGTAGCGCGGTGGAGTCATGGACTGACGATGGCTCATTTGACTATGATAAGGTGCCCGACTCAGAAACAGAAGATTCTCTGTGA